In Leptospira levettii, the genomic window ACTATGTCCTGTGCATGGATGAGTAAATCCGTTGCAGGTGCTTGGATTTGCCCACCAATCGATGGTTGGTGGATCATCACACGACCATTCGGCCATATGTAACGATTTCCTTTTTTCCCACCAATGAGTAAGATGGAACCCATGGACGCAGCCATACCCATACATACTGTGTGCACTGGAGAGGAAATCATTTGCATCGTGTCATACACGACGAGTCCCGAGGTGACAACACCACCAGGGCTATTGATATAAAATGTAATTGGTTTTCCAGGATCAACCATCTCTAAATACATGAGTTTGGCTGTCAGTTCCTTGGACGATTCGTCAGTCACAGGACCCCAGAGAAAGATTTTCCGTTTTTCCAGGAACTTCTTTCCCATGTTTTTGTCGCTAATGAGATCTTGGATGGTTTCGGTGATTTCTTTTTCTGGTGTTTCTTCTTCTGGCATATTAGTTCAGTCTTTTCTGGTTAGACGTATGAGGCAAGCGTTTCAGCTTGTAGTACACACCTAGAATCAGGAAAACACTGAAAGAAATAAAAAAGAATCGTAATAAAAACAGAGGTGGTTCTTTCCACTCTCCACCTAAACCTGCTTCTCGGATGGATGTAGGAAGAGCTTTTGGTTTGGCACCAGTTTTCTCTGGAAATTCTTCAAATTTTAGCACATGTGCCGTTTCTGAAAGTAAGTAGTACTTTCGGGCTTCTTGTTCCAAGGCATAGGCATCATTTTTGAGTAACCTTTCCTTTTCTTCAAGCCCTTGGTTTTCTACCTCAAGCCTCTCCACCTCTGCATTGAGATTCATGAGTTCCTTTTCTAAACGCATACGTTCTGCAACCCCCGACTCGGACAAAAGTCCGAGGTAGAGACAAGCACAAACATAGGTTAAGAGAAGAGAGGCTTTGGTTGCTGTCATTTTATCTTAGGTTGTAAAACGTACCCACTCCACTGTAAGTTGCATTTTTTCCGAGTTCTTCTTCGATGCGAAGGAGTTCGTTGTACTTTGCAATTCGGTCTGTTCGGCTTAAGGAACCTGTTTTGATCTGACCTGAGTTCGTCGCAACAGCAATATGAGAAATCGTCGCATCTTCAGTTTCTCCCGATCTATGGGAAACAACTGCAGTATACTGCGCTTTTTTCGCCATTTCGATGGCACTAAGGGTTTCTGTGAGAGTTCCAATTTGGTTCACTTTGATGAGAATGGAGTTACCAATCCCTTTTTCGATCCCTTTAGAGAGTTTTGTGATATTGGTTACGAACAAATCATCCCCCACAAGTTGGATCTTTTTCCCCAGTTTTTCGGAAAGTTTTTTCCAGCCTGTCCAATCGTTTTCATCCAGACCGTCTTCCATGGTAATGATCGGATACTTGGACACTAAATTTGAGTAGTATTCTACGAGTTCTTCGGCGGTCTTCTCTGGTTTTTTCTCTGCTTTGAGAACATACTTTTTCTTTTTCTCATCATAAAACTCAGACGCAGCACAATCGAGACCAATTTTGATGTCGAGGTCTGGTTTGTACCCAGCTTTTTCGATCGCTGTTAGGATTACTTCGATGGCTTCACTGTTACTAGTTAGGTTTGGAGCAAATCCACCTTCATCACCGACAGCAGTATTCAGGCCTTTGCCTTTTAAAACTGTTTTTAAGCTATGGAACACTTCCGCACCCATTCGAAGGGCTTCTTTGAAGTTCGGTGCCGAAACAGGAAGGATCATAAATTCTTGGAAGTCGATGTTGTTATCCGCATGGGCTCCACCATTGATGATGTTCATCATAGGAACGGGAAGTTCACGGGCAAAAGTACCACCAATGTAACGATACAGGGGAAGTCCAGCATGGGCTGCTGCTGCTTTTGCCACTGCCATTGACACACCTAAGATTGCATTTGCACCTAACTTAGATTTATTGGAAGTTCCATCGAGGGATATCATCGTTCCATCAACAAGCAGTTGGTTTGTGGCCGAAAGGCCAAGGATGGATTTAGAAATTTTAGAATTAACGTTATCGACTGCTTTTTGTACTCCTTTTCCAGAGTATCTTTTTTTATCACCATCACGAAGTTCTACCGCTTCGTGTTCACCAGTGGATGCCCCAGAGGGAACCGCCGCACGACCAAACGAACCGTCTTCTAAAGTGACATCCACTTCAACGGTTGGATTTCCTCTCGAATCCATAATTTCACGGGCTTTGACGGAACGAATGCTATCTTTTTGGGACATCGGGATTTGTTTCTCCTAAGGGATAATTTCCTTCCAGTCTTAGGAATTTTAAGCCTCTGACAATAAACTTTTTCGACAAAGAGCCTCGTTCCAGGAAAATGACTTAAAAAGAAGAGGGAACCGTGAACGAACGCCAAAAATTCACCCGCAATTTTTCCATCATCGCCCATGTCGACCATGGAAAGTCCACTCTGGCGGATCGTTTGCTTGAGATTGGTCTTGTCACAGACCAACGTACCAAAAAAGACCAAATCCTCGATTCCATGGACATCGAAAGGGAACGTGGGATCACGATCAAAGCAAACAATGCTTCTTTCGATTACCATGCCAAAGACGGAAACATCTACCACCTGAATTTAATTGATACCCCAGGCCACGTTGACTTTACGTACGAAGTGTCCCGTTCTCTCGCTGCTTGCGAAGGAGTTCTTCTCATCGTAGATGCAAGCCAAGGAGTCGAAGCACAAACTCTTGCTAACTTATACCTTGCGATGGAACTAGACCTTCGCATCATCCCTGTCATCAATAAAATTGATCTCCCCTCTGCAGACATTGATAAATGTAAATTGATGATCGAAGAGTCTCTTGGACTAAACCCAGAAGAGGCAATTCCAATATCAGCAAAAACTGGGCTAAATGTCCAAGAAGTACTCGAAGCCATCTGTTACCTACTTCCACCACCAGTTGGGGATGTAGATGCACCACTCAAAGCACTCATCTATGATTCCTTCTTCGATACCTATATGGGTGTTGTCGCAAAAGTTCGGTTATACGATGGAAAACTTCGTAAAGGGGAAGTAATCCACATGATGAACATTGGTCGCCAGTTTACCGTGACAGAAGTGGGAATAAACCGCCTCTCCATGGTGGCTTGCGAAGAACTCCAAGCGGGGGATGTGGGATATGTGGTTGCTGGTATGAAAAAGATGGGAGATGCCAAAACAGGAGATACCATCACTCATGCCAATCGCCAAACAGCAGAAGACGTAAAAGGGTTTAAAGACGCAAAACCAATGGTATTTGCAGGTCTATTTCCTATCAACGGGGAAGACTTTGATGCTCTTGTGGATGCAATCGAGAAACTAAAGTTAAATGACTCTGCTCTTACCTTTGAAAGGGAAAATTCTGCAGCCCTAGGGTTTGGATTTCGAGTAGGGTATCTTGGACTCCTTCATATGGAGATCGTACAAGAACGGTTAGAAAGAGAATTTAACCTAGCCCTCATCACAACAGCTCCATCGGTAAAATTTCGCATTACAACAACCAAAGATGATGTGATCGAAGTAGACAACCCAAGTAAATGGCCTGACCCCATATTAATTGGAAAATCCGAAGAACCTTTTGTCAAAGCAACGATCATTGCCCCAGAATCGTACGTCGGAAATATCATGTCTCTTGTGATCGAAAAACGGGGGATCCATCTGGATACTGTCTATTTATCAAAAGACAAATTGCAGTTAACGTACGAACTTCCCTTGGCAGAGCTTATTTTCGAATTTTATGACAAGTTAAAATCCTACACCAAAGGGTATGCCTCTCTTGATTACGAAGAAGTGGGTTACCGTGATTCGAAACTAGTGCGAATGGACATCCTTGTAAATGGGGAACCAGTGGATGCACTGTCTTCCATCGTGCATAAGTCCAAAGCAGAAGAAAGGGGAAGGGTCATCATTGAAAAACTAAAGGACCTCATCCCAAGACACCAATTTATGATTCCCCTGCAAGCTGCCATAGGATCCAAAGTGGTAGCGCGGGAAAGTATCTCTGCCCTTCGCAAAAACGTAACCGCAAAATGTTATGGAGGAGATATTTCTCGTAAGAAAAAGCTCCTAGAAAAACAGAAAGAAGGAAAGAAGAGGATGAAACAGATTGGAAACGTGGAAATCCCACAAGAAGCCTTTTTATCCATTCTCAAAACAGGGGACTAAACGATTCAATTGTGCCTAAATAGAATTCAGGCACAAAAAAAGATTTCTGATTCTCCAAAGATAAAACTCCCGAAACTTTTTTTTCGCCTAACGAAACTTTTTTGATCATAATAGAGGAGTAGAGTTACATTCAAAATTGATGTTTCACCATGGTAATCCTGATCTTCCCATACGAATGACAAAATTCGCCGATTTTACGATGGTAAGAGATGACCTGCTTCCTTTTGGATTTGGGACCAAGTGGCGGAAAGTTTCGGGAATCGTTCGTGATGCTAACAAAAATGGTATCAAACGGATTCTCCTTTGGGGTGCAGTCCATGGAAATTACTTAGCAAGTTTTACTTCAATCTTAAGATTCTCAGGTTTTTTTGTCGAAACCATCGCATACACTAAAAATCCGAATCTAAAAACATACAACGAACGTTTGGTGAGAAATCACTCTCACAGGTTCCAATGTTATGCGAACCGCTCTCTTGCCTTGGAAGCATTTCAAGAAAGGAGCCAATCCTTTGATGGACTCAGTTTACCTGAATTTGGAATCAACCCTAGTCAAATTGTTGGTCTTTCCCAATTTTGGCAGGATCTGGAGAATCGAATCTTCTTGGACCTTGGAGATCGAAAAATGACGAACTCGTCACAAACAATAAACGCAATCCTACAAATGGAAATTGGATCTGGAGTGAGTTTTTTATCTGCCAATGATCATTTTCACCAATCTTCCATCCAAATCCAAGCGGTGATGGTTGGTGAATCCAAAACAACATGGTTAAACAAAACAAAAGAATTACAGAAACATCTTGGGTTAAAACATTTACCTGTTAGAGAAGAGAACTTGATTGAAATTACAAGTAACGATGCTCCTCTCCCCGAAGCCATCGATGTCCTGAATCGAAACACCGAAAAGAAACAAACAATTCGGTTTGGAAAACAAAATCCTATGTTAGAAACTTGGATCCAAGAGTTTTACAAAAGAAACCAAGTCCTTTTGGAACCCATTTATAGTGCCAAATCCGTTCACCAAATCTTGACAATGGGAAAACGATCCAAAAAAGAAAATCTAGAACCACCATTGTATTACCTACACCAAGGAGGACAGATACAACACCTTGATTTAGTACTCTCGAGGCAAACTCCTTCATGAGCTCAAAAACTCCACTCATATCAATCGTAATACCAACATATAACAGACAACATCTGATAGAGCGTGCGGTCCAATCTGTTTTCAGACAAACTTATCCTCATTGGGAGCTCCATATCATCGATGATGGCTCAACAGACAATACTTGGTCCTTTCTTTTGGCAAACCTTCCCAGTTGGAAACGACAAATCCAATCCTTCGGTCGGAACAATAAGTCAATCCAGATCCACCAAACAGAACATAGGGGAGTGAGTCATGCACGTAATTTTGGGATTGGAAAATCAGTGGGCGAGTGGATCTCTTTGTTAGATTCCGATGATGAGTGGTATCCAGAAAAACTAACCAAACAAATCGAATTCCATCATGAACACCCAGAAATTCTGTTTTCCCAGACCAAGGAAGTTTGGAACAAAAAAGGGAATCTCCTCGAACCAAAGGGAAAGTATCAAAAACGTTCAGGTAATTTTCTAAAAGAATCCTTAGAAATTTGTATGGTCACTTGTTCTAGTTTTATGGCACACAAAAAAACATGGGAGTCAGTGGGAAACTTTCGAGAGGAAATGAAAACCTGTGAGGACTATGATCTATGGAATCGAATCCTCTTAAAACAGTATCCAATTGGCCTATTAGCAGAAAATCTGCTCGTTCGGTATGGTGGCCATGAAGACCAACTTTCAAATCAGTTCCAAGCAGTGGAACGATTTCGACTCTACTCTTTATTATCAACGAGAAACGAACAAATCTCAAATGGGGAATCCATCCAAAACAGAAATCACCTTTCGGAAGAGAATCAAAGTTTCCACGGAAATTCACGAATTTTACTTAAGGAAGCTATCTTGGAACGGATGGATACTTTGGTCCAAGGAAGGAAAAAACGAGGAAAAGACGTTCAATTTTTAACCCATTTCCAATCACTCTTTTTGAAAGATGAACCCATTCCCCAAAAGGATTTGTTGACTTTGTTAGATGACTCCTTATTCTAATCGATACGAATTGAGGCCTCTATGAAACAACGTCTGGTATTATTAGTTATTTTTTTCACCTTTACGCTGATTGTCCCGATCCATTCCGAACCAAACCCTCCTTATGACATTCGGTTTCGGGTTTCCGTTAATAATGTTCCCTTTCCAACAGAGACCAATCCTTATTACCTAAGCCATATTTTGGAGATGCGGATATTCCGACATTTAAAGTTGGATCTTTCACCAAGTGAAATTGAATCCATGGTGGATTTTATGATCACCCATGCTTCCAAAGATTACCCAAATCAAATTTATTTGCCTGGGTTTGAGAAAGATGCAGATCTTATCATTGGATTTCGTTACATCGAAAAAGAAGGAGGAGAATTACTTTTCTTAGTTGTCACCAATTTTAACGTAGAGACTAACAAAATTGATACTAGCGATTTCCAAAAA contains:
- a CDS encoding glycosyltransferase family 2 protein; its protein translation is MSSKTPLISIVIPTYNRQHLIERAVQSVFRQTYPHWELHIIDDGSTDNTWSFLLANLPSWKRQIQSFGRNNKSIQIHQTEHRGVSHARNFGIGKSVGEWISLLDSDDEWYPEKLTKQIEFHHEHPEILFSQTKEVWNKKGNLLEPKGKYQKRSGNFLKESLEICMVTCSSFMAHKKTWESVGNFREEMKTCEDYDLWNRILLKQYPIGLLAENLLVRYGGHEDQLSNQFQAVERFRLYSLLSTRNEQISNGESIQNRNHLSEENQSFHGNSRILLKEAILERMDTLVQGRKKRGKDVQFLTHFQSLFLKDEPIPQKDLLTLLDDSLF
- a CDS encoding ClpP family protease, with the protein product MPEEETPEKEITETIQDLISDKNMGKKFLEKRKIFLWGPVTDESSKELTAKLMYLEMVDPGKPITFYINSPGGVVTSGLVVYDTMQMISSPVHTVCMGMAASMGSILLIGGKKGNRYIWPNGRVMIHQPSIGGQIQAPATDLLIHAQDIVKTKEKLNQMLAEACGKSYEQLVEDTDRDYYMDAEQALAYGIVDKIVNTIDVV
- the lepA gene encoding translation elongation factor 4, translated to MNERQKFTRNFSIIAHVDHGKSTLADRLLEIGLVTDQRTKKDQILDSMDIERERGITIKANNASFDYHAKDGNIYHLNLIDTPGHVDFTYEVSRSLAACEGVLLIVDASQGVEAQTLANLYLAMELDLRIIPVINKIDLPSADIDKCKLMIEESLGLNPEEAIPISAKTGLNVQEVLEAICYLLPPPVGDVDAPLKALIYDSFFDTYMGVVAKVRLYDGKLRKGEVIHMMNIGRQFTVTEVGINRLSMVACEELQAGDVGYVVAGMKKMGDAKTGDTITHANRQTAEDVKGFKDAKPMVFAGLFPINGEDFDALVDAIEKLKLNDSALTFERENSAALGFGFRVGYLGLLHMEIVQERLEREFNLALITTAPSVKFRITTTKDDVIEVDNPSKWPDPILIGKSEEPFVKATIIAPESYVGNIMSLVIEKRGIHLDTVYLSKDKLQLTYELPLAELIFEFYDKLKSYTKGYASLDYEEVGYRDSKLVRMDILVNGEPVDALSSIVHKSKAEERGRVIIEKLKDLIPRHQFMIPLQAAIGSKVVARESISALRKNVTAKCYGGDISRKKKLLEKQKEGKKRMKQIGNVEIPQEAFLSILKTGD
- a CDS encoding FtsB family cell division protein → MTATKASLLLTYVCACLYLGLLSESGVAERMRLEKELMNLNAEVERLEVENQGLEEKERLLKNDAYALEQEARKYYLLSETAHVLKFEEFPEKTGAKPKALPTSIREAGLGGEWKEPPLFLLRFFFISFSVFLILGVYYKLKRLPHTSNQKRLN
- the eno gene encoding phosphopyruvate hydratase translates to MSQKDSIRSVKAREIMDSRGNPTVEVDVTLEDGSFGRAAVPSGASTGEHEAVELRDGDKKRYSGKGVQKAVDNVNSKISKSILGLSATNQLLVDGTMISLDGTSNKSKLGANAILGVSMAVAKAAAAHAGLPLYRYIGGTFARELPVPMMNIINGGAHADNNIDFQEFMILPVSAPNFKEALRMGAEVFHSLKTVLKGKGLNTAVGDEGGFAPNLTSNSEAIEVILTAIEKAGYKPDLDIKIGLDCAASEFYDEKKKKYVLKAEKKPEKTAEELVEYYSNLVSKYPIITMEDGLDENDWTGWKKLSEKLGKKIQLVGDDLFVTNITKLSKGIEKGIGNSILIKVNQIGTLTETLSAIEMAKKAQYTAVVSHRSGETEDATISHIAVATNSGQIKTGSLSRTDRIAKYNELLRIEEELGKNATYSGVGTFYNLR